Proteins encoded by one window of Juglans regia cultivar Chandler chromosome 15, Walnut 2.0, whole genome shotgun sequence:
- the LOC108990386 gene encoding F-box protein At1g47056-like has protein sequence MGQSTSTAASSGRRESNQSQLSKTKSKALIYPMQIEYAEEQQGTINGEPDYISKLPDECLACIFQSLGSGDRKRCSLVCRSWLRIEGQSRHRLSLNAPSDLLPLIPSIFSRFDAVTKLALKSDRKSESIGDEGLILISLKCRNLTRLKLRSCRGLTDAGMEAFAKNCKGLKKLSCGSCTFGAKGMNAVLNNCSALEELSVKRLRGITDGAAAEPIGPGVAASALKTICLKELYNGQCFGPVIIGAKNLRTLKLIKCSGDWDKLLPVIANRVTSLVEVHLERLQVTDLGLVGISSCLDLEILHLVKTPECTNMGLVLLAERCRLLRKLHIDGWKANRIGDEGLIAVAKGCPNLQELVLIGVNPTKLSLESLASNCKNLERLALCGSDTVGDAEISCIGAKCLALKKLCIKSCPVSDQGLEALAGGCPNLVKVKLKKCRGVTPEGAEWLRATREPLAVNLDNGAAEHQDASASDGGAQENVVEIPHPPPVHNQMEAAVPSSSTARSSSWKSKLGMVSILKRWSSGNSSSRGS, from the coding sequence CCCGATGCAAATTGAATACGCGGAAGAACAGCAGGGAACGATCAATGGAGAGCCAGATTACATCTCCAAATTGCCAGACGAGTGTCTGGCTTGCATTTTCCAGTCCCTCGGCTCCGGTGACCGCAAACGCTGCTCTCTCGTCTGTCGCAGCTGGCTCCGGATCGAGGGACAGAGCCGTCACCGTCTCTCACTCAACGCCCCGTCGGATCTCCTCCCTTTGATCCCTTCTATCTTCTCTCGATTTGATGCCGTCACTAAACTCGCCTTGAAATCTGATCGTAAATCCGAGAGCATCGGCGACGAGGGGCTCATACTCATCTCACTTAAATGTCGCAATCTCACGCGCCTCAAGCTTCGTTCTTGTCGCGGTTTGACCGATGCTGGCATGGAGGCATTCGCGAAGAATTGCAAGGGTTTGAAGAAGCTCTCCTGTGGATCTTGCACCTTCGGAGCCAAGGGAATGAACGCGGTGCTCAATAATTGCTCGGCTCTCGAAGAGTTATCCGTGAAGCGCCTGCGTGGCATCACCGATGGGGCCGCGGCCGAGCCGATTGGACCCGGCGTAGCCGCTTCAGCTCTCAAAACGATTTGCCTGAAGGAGCTCTACAACGGACAGTGTTTCGGTCCAGTTATTATTGGCGCAAAGAATTTAAGAACCTTGAAGCTGATCAAGTGCTCTGGCGATTGGGATAAGCTTCTCCCAGTGATAGCGAATCGTGTCACTAGCTTAGTCGAAGTGCATCTCGAACGTCTTCAGGTCACCGATCTCGGCCTCGTGGGGATCTCTAGTTGTTTGGATCTGGAAATTCTGCATCTTGTCAAGACCCCGGAGTGCACGAACATGGGGCTCGTATTGCTCGCAGAGCGTTGTAGGCTCTTGCGGAAGCTTCACATTGACGGATGGAAGGCGAATAGGATAGGCGACGAGGGCTTAATTGCTGTCGCGAAAGGTTGTCCTAATCTTCAGGAGCTGGTTCTCATCGGTGTGAATCCTACAAAACTGAGTTTGGAATCTTTAGCATCGAATTGCAAGAATCTAGAGCGCTTAGCTTTATGTGGAAGCGATACCGTTGGCGACGCAGAGATTTCTTGCATTGGTGCGAAATGCCTAGCATTAAAGAAGCTCTGTATAAAAAGTTGCCCCGTTTCGGATCAAGGTTTGGAAGCTCTTGCGGGCGGTTGCCCGAATTTGGTGAAAGTGAAGCTTAAGAAGTGTAGAGGAGTAACACCCGAGGGCGCGGAATGGTTGAGGGCAACTAGAGAACCACTTGCGGTGAATTTAGATAATGGTGCGGCCGAGCATCAGGATGCGAGTGCGAGTGACGGTGGAGCACAAGAAAACGTTGTTGAAATTCCCCATCCTCCTCCTGTGCATAACCAGATGGAGGCGGCTGTTCCATCGAGCAGTACTGCTCGATCAAGTTCGTGGAAGTCGAAACTAGGGATGGTTAGCATTTTGAAGAGGTGGTCAAGTGGTAACAGCAGTTCCCGGGGTAGTTAG